Part of the Yersinia hibernica genome, AAAACCGGGTGCGGGAAGGTGCGGATATGGCTGAATCGGCAGGAAAAACCATGCATGAGATTGCCGACGAAGTCGGCCGGGTGACCGCATTAATGCGCGAAATTTCTGCGGCTTCTTATGAGCAAAGCAGTGGAATTGAGCAAGTGAATGTGGCTATTGCGCAAATGGATCAAGTCGCGCAACAGAACGCCGCATTAGTTGAGCAAGCCGCGGCCGCGACACACTCATTAGAAGAGCAAGCTGATGCGCTGTCAGCCAGTATGGCGGTATTTAAATTGCAAGGCGATAAATTCGCTGTTGTAGCATAAAAAACAGCGGCTTAGGTGCCGCTGCTCTCTGACATACATCAAGCCACCCACCGGTGGCTTGTGAAATGATTGCCGATAATTACTGCACTTCTTCATCTGGGAATTTAGCGATAAAACCTTCTGCATCTTCAACCATGGATTTGGTGCCGACGAAGAAAGGTGCGCGCTGGTGCAGTTTTTCCGGCACGATATCCAGAATGCGGTTAACCCCATCAGTGGCTTTCCCTCCGGCTTGCTCCGCCAGAAATGCCATTGGGTTGCATTCATACAGCAAGCGCAGTTTCCCTTGTGGGTGGCTGGCGGTGCTTGGATAAATATAGATGCCGCCTTTCAATAGGTTGCGATGGAAATCGGCCACCAGTGAGCCAATGTAGCGCGAAGTGTAAGGGCGCTTGGTCGCTTCATCCTGCTCTTGGCAATATTTGATGTATTTCTTCACACCCAGCGGGAATTTAATGTAGTTCCCCTCATTGATGGAATACATGCAACCGGTTGCGGGATAACGCACTTTTTCGCCGGATAAACAGAAAACACCCAGCGACGGATCATAAGTGAAAGTGTGGACGCCATAGCCCGTGGTATACACCAACATGGTCGACGAACCATACACCACATAACCTGCTGCAACTTGCTTGGTGCCCGGTTGCAGGAAGTCAGCTTCAGTAATGGGGGTGCCAAATGGGGTAATGCGGCGATAGATAGAGAAAATAGTCCCGACGGACACATTGACATCAATATTTGAAGAGCCATCTAGCGGGTCCATCAGAACCACATATTTGGCATTTTCTGCTCGTCCACCATCAAAGATAACAATATCATCTTCTTCTTCGGAGGCGATACCCGCCACTTCCCCACGAGCTTTAAGGGCGGCTTTCAATTTTTCATTGGCAAATAAGTCCAGTTTCATCTGGTCTTCGCCCTGAATATTGGAAACACCGCTAGCACCTAAAATATCAACCAGACCCGCTTTATTGATATCGCGGTGGATAATTTTGGCGCCAAGTTTGATTGCTGAAAGTAATGCAGTTAATTCGCCGGTGGCGTGAGAGAAATCCAGTTGTTTCTCAACGATGAATTCGCCTAACGTTTTCATGACACAATCCCTGAATCTACGGTTAAATATCGATTTATTCGCACCCAATACACTTGATGTTCGCAGTGTAGCCCAAAGGAGATAATGATTCATAGGCAATTCCATTTCTTCTCTTTGATTCTGAGCGGTAGAATGGGTGCAAACTCGAAGCTGATTAATCCGGAAAATTTATGCGTATTCACATATTAGGTATCTGCGGCACTTTTATGGGCGGGCTGGCAATGCTTGCTCGCTCATTGGGTCATGAAGTGACGGGATCGGATGCTAACGTGTATCCCCCGATGAGCACGCTGCTGGAAAACCAGGGGATCGACTTGATTCAGGGTTATGATCCTGTGCAGCTCAACCCAGTGCCTGATTTAGTTATCATCGGCAATGCTATGACCCGTGGTAATCCGTGTGTTGAAGCAGTATTAGAGCAAGGTATTCCTTATGTTTCCGGCCCTGAGTGGTTACATGACCACGTGTTGCCCGGGCGCTGGGTATTGGCGGTAGCCGGAACTCACGGCAAAACCACCACCGCCGGGATGGTGGCCTGGATCCTAGAAGCCTGTGGCTATGAGCCAGGGTTTGTCATTGGTGGGGTTCCGGGTAATTTCGACGTCTCCGCGCGTCTAGGGAATAGCCCATTCTTTGTGATTGAAGCTGATGAATATGATTGCGCCTTCTTTGATAAGCGCTCTAAATTTGTTCACTACAGCCCAAGAACTTTGATCATGAATAACCTTGAGTTTGATCATGCTGATATTTTTGATGATCTCAAGGCTATCCAAAAACAATTCCACCATTTGGTTCGCATTGTGCCGGGGCAGGGTAAAATCATTGTTCCAGATAATGATAACCACCTAAAACAGGTGATGGCGATGGGATGCTGGAGTGAGCAAGAGTTTGTCGGCGAAAGTGGCAGTTGGTTGGCCCGTAAAGTATCGACGGATGCCAGTGTCTATGAAGTGCTCCTTGAGGGGGAATTAGTCGGTGAGGTCAGTTGGTCACTGGTGGGCGAACACAATATGCATAATGGCTTGATGGCTATTGCAGCAGCCCGCCATGTTGGCGTCTTGCCCGCAGATGCATGTCGCGCTCTCGGGGATTTTATTAATGCCCGTCGCCGGTTGGAATTACGCGGTGAAGCTCATGGTGTCACGGTTTATGATGATTTTGCTCATCACCCAACGGCCATCCTTGCCACATTAGCGGCTCTGCGCAGCAAAGTCGGCGGCACGGCGCGCATTTTGGCGGTGCTGGAACCGCGTTCTAACACCATGAAATTGGGGTTATGCAAAAACGAACTCGCCCCCTCATTAGGGCGCGCGGATGAAGTATTTCTGTTCCAGCCGCAACATATTCCTTGGCAAGTGGTGGAAGTGGCTGAAGCCTGTATTCAGCCCGCGCATTGGAGCGCTGACATTGATACTCTGGTTGATATGATTGTGAAAGCGGCGCAGCCGGGTGATCACATTTTGGTGATGAGCAACGGCGGGTTTGGTGGAATTCACGATAAGCTGTTGAGTGAATTAGATAAAAAAGCCGAACAGGAATCACTGCCTCAGGATTAAAGTGGATAAAAAAAGCCCCCGTCGAGCGGGGGAAAAGGGTTCGTCGGATAGACGACGAGGGATTATTCGGTTGTTGTGCAGATTGAACTGACCAACTTGTTTCAATGAATATTCTATTCAATCTGCTGCAATGAATATCTCAACAGATTGAATAAACCATCATGTTCCAAAGTATGCCCCTCTGAGCGGGGCATTTACTTTCACTCTGGCAGCTGAATTTTATTTATAAATCTTGGCTGTTGCGTGCCAATTATTCTCTTCGCGTGCTTCGATAACTTTGTATGCTTTAGCCCCCATGGTATCTGCTTTATCAGACAATGCCTGACGAATATCAGAAGGCGCTCCATTCAAGCCACTGACGGAAATAGTCCCCATCGGCTGCAAGTTAACTGCTTGATTTTCACTGATTGAATCAGCTGAAAAAACACCAAATGACAGAGCAGATAGAATGCTTATGGTTGCGATTGTAGTTTTAACTTTCATATTATTGCCTCTATTTATTCTTTTATCACTTCGATGGAAGTGTGATTTACGTCACGAAAATGAGTATACAGCTAGTCACTAAGAATATTAATAGCGCGCTAATAATATTTAACGTCACTTTATCGTGAGTTACTATTTTTTAAGAACAAAAAGGAATAAAAAATGATTAAAAAACAGCTGTTTTACAAAAAAATGTAATCTTATCAAATTGATAAGTTCTTTTGACCAAAAGTGCGAAAAGTTATGGTGACTTTCACCATAAAGAGAATAAAAACAGGGTTGTCTGGTGGTTTTAAACAGTAATGGCAGCTAAATGCCCTATTTATGGTAGGCAGGCAATAGAGATAAACATGAAAAGAGATAATGCGGCATATAAAAGCCGCATCAGAATATTGGCCGTGAATTAAAGTTCTTGTTCGAACAAACGGAGGATAGCCTCATGTAACTGTTCGACGGTGAAACCCCTAGCTGGAGTAGTGAAAATAGTGTCATCCCCCGCGATGCTGCCGAGAATACCTTCCGCTTTACCTAATGAGTCCAGCAGACGGGCGATCAATTGGGCCGCTCCTGGGCTGGTATTAATCACCACAACCGAATCATTATAATCGACATCTAATACCAGATTTTTGAGCGGGCTGCTGGTTGTCGGAACCCCTAATTCAGCAGGCAAACAGTAAACCATCTCCATTTTTGCATTACGCGTTCTGACCGCACCAAATTTGGTCAACATGCGCGAAACTTTGGACTGGTTAATATTTTCAAAGCCTTCTTCCTGCAAGGCCAAAACAATTTCGCCTTGAGAACTGAATTTCTCTTCTTTCAATAACGCTTTAAACGCCTTGATAAGATCTTCTTGTTTGGCGGGGTTACGCATTTTTTGTGCCCTGAACAGTCAATAGTGAATAGGATTATTATGCATATAAATGAATTTTTATTCAACACGACTATAGAGTATTGGTGATAAAAGCACTGATATCAAGGTGCGCTGGAATTGTAACATTATCCTGCTGTTACGATTATGCTAAATCAACTTTTATTAACATTCGAGTCGAGTAACTAAAATGTTATTAAAATGATGTTGTTTTGATGTAAAGGAAGGGTGTAATGTAACCGCCGATTAACCGGTCACGAATACCGTGAAGGAATTTTAGAATAATGTGCGCTATATCATTAATGAATAAGCGATTTAATCTAAAATACACCAACCTTATGCGCTTTTTTGATGCGTGATATCTCAATCTGACTGTTAATAGATTGTGTTTAAAATCGCAATAAACTAAGGTTCGTAAATAGATGAATTCACGGCAAATTTAAATTAAATATAATAAGGAGTATAGGATGAAAGTTGCAGTTCTCGGTGCCGCTGGTGGTATCGGCCAGGCCCTCGCTCTTCTACTCAAGACCCAGCTTCCTTCAGGTTCAGACCTCTCTTTATATGATATCGCGCCAGTGACCCCTGGTGTTGCGGTTGATCTGAGCCATATTCCGACCGCTGTTAATATTAAAGGCTTCAGCGGTGAAGATGCTACCCCGGCCCTACAAGGGGCAGATATTGTTCTGATTTCTGCGGGTGTTGCACGTAAACCCGGCATGGACCGTTCAGACTTGTTCAATGTCAACGCGGGTATCGTTCGTAATCTGGTTGAGCAAATTGCCCGCACTTGCCCGAAAGCATTAATCGGTATTATTACTAACCCGGTTAATACCACGGTGGCGATTGCAGCCGAAGTGCTGAAAAAAGCCGGTGTTTACGACAAAAATAAATTATTCGGTATTACTACACTGGACACCATTCGTTCGAACACCTTTGTTGCTGAGCTGAAAGGCAAGCAACCTCAGGATATCGAAGTGCCGGTTATTGGCGGCCACTCAGGTGTTACCATCCTGCCATTACTTTCACAAATTCCAGGAATCAGCTTCACAGAGCAAGAAGTTATTGATCTGACTAAGCGTATCCAGAATGCAGGGACTGAAGTTGTTGAAGCTAAAGCCGGTGGCGGGTCTGCGACTCTGTCTATGGGGCAGGCTGCTGCGCGCTTTGGCCTTTCTTTGGTTCGCGCTCTGCAAGGCGAGAGTAATGTGGTGGAATGTTCTTACGTTGAGGGCGACGGCAAATATGCTCGTTTCTTCGCGCAGCCTATTCTCTTGGGTAAAGACGGCGTGGCAGAACGTAAAGATATCGGCAAACTGAGTGCTTTTGAACAACAGGCACTGAACAGCATGCTGGATGTGCTGCACAAAGATATTGAGTTAGGCGAGCAGTTTGTGAAATAAATCAGTGTAGCAGGGGCTAAAGCAGCCCCTGAAATCACGCCATCAACCGCCGCAGCAGTATATCGGCGGTTTTTTTATGGCTGAGTAATAGGTTGCCGTATCCTCATTTTGCGATCCAGAAGATCGCCAGTTTTTGCGTCAAAATAGCGAGTTGGCCAGATTTCGGAAGGATGAATGTCCAGGCATTCTGCAATCAACCATTCCCCCTTAGGCCAAGGGCGGGTTAGCGCATTAGCAAGCGTGGATGAGCTTAACCCTGCTTTGCGAGATAGCGCTGCCAAAGTGGTGTCTTTTTTACGTAGCGCAGCAATGATGTCGGCTGGGTGCCAATCAGATTTCCTTAAAATCATCTTTAATCCTTTTTTTTTCTAAGTGGCTGACGTGTTAGTGATATAAATAACGGTACATTGTTAATCGTACTGTGAACATAAAGTAATCATTTAGAAGCATAGTAACATTTATTTTCTGAAAGATTTTAAATGTTTTCTAAATATTCCTTTTTTGTGTCACAACGCATATTAGGAAGCAACGCCATGAAAAAAGAGTGGTTTGCCGCTAAGGAGTTGGCAGGTCTTGATGGATTACCGTCATCACCACAAGGAGTAAACCTCATGGCTAAACGTGAGGGATGGGAACAGCGCCGCCGCCGTGGTGTTCAAGGGAAGGCTGTCGAATATCATATTGAGAGCTTGCCTATCACCATATTGAATTCATTGCAGTTAAGGGAAGAACCTGCCCAGTATACGGCGACGCGACAAGACCCGCTGGTACTATGGGTTGAAGCCTATTATCGTTTTACCGAGGCTGAACGTGAGCAAGTCATTACATTTATTTTTCGTGAGGGCGCTAAAAGTCTAATAGAGCGATTGACGGCAGATTAGTGTGGATGAGTTGCTGTTTTTGTGACCAATGAAAAAACTCCGACCATTGCGCCGGAGTTTCTAAATAATTTCTTAAAATGAACGTTGTACAGCAATGTGCGCCAACCCTTCCAGAGCTTGGCGATATTCGCTGTCAGGGAGAACCTGCAAAGCCGCAATGGCTTTATCAGCTTCTTCCTCAGCACGCTGGCGCGTATAATCCAGTGAGCCGCACTGCTGCATTGCAACTAATACCGGTGTGAGTAAATGGCGGCCATTTCCTTCTTCAATCGCCCGTCGAATCATGGCGGCTTGTTCTGGCGTGCCATGATTCATTGCATGCAGTAAAGGCAGTGTTGGCTTGCCCTCATTCAGGTCATCACCGGTATTTTTACCTAAAGTGGTGCCATCGGAACTGTAATCCAGCAGATCATCAATAAGTTGGAAAGCC contains:
- the fbp gene encoding class 1 fructose-bisphosphatase, translated to MKTLGEFIVEKQLDFSHATGELTALLSAIKLGAKIIHRDINKAGLVDILGASGVSNIQGEDQMKLDLFANEKLKAALKARGEVAGIASEEEDDIVIFDGGRAENAKYVVLMDPLDGSSNIDVNVSVGTIFSIYRRITPFGTPITEADFLQPGTKQVAAGYVVYGSSTMLVYTTGYGVHTFTYDPSLGVFCLSGEKVRYPATGCMYSINEGNYIKFPLGVKKYIKYCQEQDEATKRPYTSRYIGSLVADFHRNLLKGGIYIYPSTASHPQGKLRLLYECNPMAFLAEQAGGKATDGVNRILDIVPEKLHQRAPFFVGTKSMVEDAEGFIAKFPDEEVQ
- the mpl gene encoding UDP-N-acetylmuramate:L-alanyl-gamma-D-glutamyl-meso-diaminopimelate ligase, encoding MRIHILGICGTFMGGLAMLARSLGHEVTGSDANVYPPMSTLLENQGIDLIQGYDPVQLNPVPDLVIIGNAMTRGNPCVEAVLEQGIPYVSGPEWLHDHVLPGRWVLAVAGTHGKTTTAGMVAWILEACGYEPGFVIGGVPGNFDVSARLGNSPFFVIEADEYDCAFFDKRSKFVHYSPRTLIMNNLEFDHADIFDDLKAIQKQFHHLVRIVPGQGKIIVPDNDNHLKQVMAMGCWSEQEFVGESGSWLARKVSTDASVYEVLLEGELVGEVSWSLVGEHNMHNGLMAIAAARHVGVLPADACRALGDFINARRRLELRGEAHGVTVYDDFAHHPTAILATLAALRSKVGGTARILAVLEPRSNTMKLGLCKNELAPSLGRADEVFLFQPQHIPWQVVEVAEACIQPAHWSADIDTLVDMIVKAAQPGDHILVMSNGGFGGIHDKLLSELDKKAEQESLPQD
- the yhcN gene encoding peroxide/acid stress response protein YhcN — encoded protein: MKVKTTIATISILSALSFGVFSADSISENQAVNLQPMGTISVSGLNGAPSDIRQALSDKADTMGAKAYKVIEAREENNWHATAKIYK
- the argR gene encoding transcriptional regulator ArgR; translation: MRNPAKQEDLIKAFKALLKEEKFSSQGEIVLALQEEGFENINQSKVSRMLTKFGAVRTRNAKMEMVYCLPAELGVPTTSSPLKNLVLDVDYNDSVVVINTSPGAAQLIARLLDSLGKAEGILGSIAGDDTIFTTPARGFTVEQLHEAILRLFEQEL
- the mdh gene encoding malate dehydrogenase → MKVAVLGAAGGIGQALALLLKTQLPSGSDLSLYDIAPVTPGVAVDLSHIPTAVNIKGFSGEDATPALQGADIVLISAGVARKPGMDRSDLFNVNAGIVRNLVEQIARTCPKALIGIITNPVNTTVAIAAEVLKKAGVYDKNKLFGITTLDTIRSNTFVAELKGKQPQDIEVPVIGGHSGVTILPLLSQIPGISFTEQEVIDLTKRIQNAGTEVVEAKAGGGSATLSMGQAAARFGLSLVRALQGESNVVECSYVEGDGKYARFFAQPILLGKDGVAERKDIGKLSAFEQQALNSMLDVLHKDIELGEQFVK
- a CDS encoding helix-turn-helix domain-containing protein, which gives rise to MILRKSDWHPADIIAALRKKDTTLAALSRKAGLSSSTLANALTRPWPKGEWLIAECLDIHPSEIWPTRYFDAKTGDLLDRKMRIRQPITQP
- a CDS encoding DNA-binding protein: MKKEWFAAKELAGLDGLPSSPQGVNLMAKREGWEQRRRRGVQGKAVEYHIESLPITILNSLQLREEPAQYTATRQDPLVLWVEAYYRFTEAEREQVITFIFREGAKSLIERLTAD